The DNA sequence ACCATTTATGGGGCATCGATCAGAAGGGCCTTGCCCCCGATTGGGCCACCCAAAACCCCAACATTACCCGTCCGGAAATCCTGAACACCCTGGAAGCGCAATTCATTTACTACGCCCTGGGTTCCCGGCTCACGATCAATTATTGGCATCAGGAACTTGATGACTATACTTCTTGGTTCTCTCCGAGGACCAATGTAGGCGATTTCACGGGAAATGGATTCGAATACGAAATGGTATCCCCCATCAACCCGATGGTTTCCTTGTGGACCAACGGAGCGTTTTCGGACAACCATTTCAAGATAGTCGCCGATGCGAATAAATCCGGGAGCGGGACCGAGGCGGGTTCGGCATTCCAACTGCCCTCCAATGATAAAGGGGAAGTCATGGGGGTGCCCAGTTTCACGGCTAATTTCGGCGCCGATCTGCTTTTCGCATCCAAGTTTTCCATCAGCCCGACCATCCGCTATCTGACGCGGCAGGTAACAGCGGAACCGACCAACGTGACCCGGAAGACCGCGGCTGGGGCGGATACCACGGTGGTCGATTTCAACTACGGATACGCTGACAACCGGATCTTCGTGGACCTCGCCGCGATGTACGAGAATATCCGGATTCCCGGGACATCCATGAAAATGGATGCGCGAGTAGTCTTTAAGAACCTGTTCAACAATACCGAATTAATGGGAACCCAATGGATGGTCGATTCCTACCATCCGCAAGGGTTGACCTGGGAAGGCGGGATTTTCCTCCGCTTTTAACGCGCCCGGCCGCGCTATTTCGCCCCTTATGTTAGGGGCTCTTGATCAATTCGCCGACCCGACCCAGAAGATCCGTATGGATTTGCCAGTTCAGGCGCTCGGCCACGACCAGGTTTAAGGTGGTCTGCACGCTGATCTGGGGCTCGAAACCCAGGGTTGCGGGCAGCTCATTCTCTTCGTTGAGTGTAATCGGGGTAGGCCGAAAAAAGCCCCAGATCCGCCTGCTTGCTGGCAAGATTCGCCAATGGTACTACCAAGGGCACGGTTCCCTTGCGGAAGCGGGGAACCCAAAACCGCCCCAGCGTAGCCGCGTTCACAAGGGCGTTATCCGGCAGCATCCAGACGACTTCCACGCCGGATTCCTTGAACGCGTCCATCCCTTTGTTCAAGCTCTTGATGATTTCGTCCTTGGATGGGGACCCGTCCCCATCGCAATCGATGCATTTTCCGATCAAATCGATTTTTTCCCGGCCCAGGAGGCGACGGGAGTCTTCTACGAAAACGGAGAAGTATCGCCGATAAAAAACGCCGATACGGGTGAAATCCTTGCCGGAAAGGGACCGCAACTGGGTGAATACGGCATATGCCGGAACCTCGAAGCGGATGCCGGTAACATTGCGCAGACCCTTAGCCGCATCCTCGGCCTTGAGGGTCATGAGCACGAATTTCGGTAGGCTGGCGAATGCCGAGTCCCGCGCCTGCATCCTTTTCGCCAAGGACACGGCCCGGGAATCCATCAGTACCAAGGCTCGGGGCGCGTATAGCGAGCATAGCCGCGCCAGGGAATCTTCCGCGTTCTTGCTATCCGGATCGAATGTCATCCAATCGTAGCGGCTCCCCAAATCCGATTTCATTCCCGACCAGGCTTGCTGAAAGGATTCACCCGAAGGCATGATGGCCAGGAGGCGCTCCGCTTTTTCGGAGGCGTGGGAGCCGATAGCGAGGCTCAGGATCGCCAGGACCCTGCGCGCATTGGCAGCCGGGAATGCGGAGAAGAGTCGGATCATTCCCATCGCTCCACCCCCAGGATTTCCAGCACCGATTTCGGCTGTTTGAGTAGGATTTGCTTTAAGTTTGCGTCNNNNNNNNNNNNNNNNNNNNNNNNNNNNNNNNNNNNNNNNGGCTTGGACTCCATTACCACCGAGAGATGCAATTTGGTTTCCCTTTGCAACTCAGGGAGGTCCCCGGCCTCCACGATGACCGCATCCACGGCCTCCATGCCTATTAGGCTAAGCAGGTCTTCCCGCTTATTGACCCGCTTAAGGGCAGCGGGCTTCAGGCCGAAGGCGTCTTCCACGAATCGCGGGATTTTCTCGCGCCCCAAAAAATCCAGGATGCCGATGCGCCGGGAAGCCAAGCCCGCGGAAGTGACGGTGGAGTCGGCGGAAACCACCAGGTATTTGGTTTGCGGCTCCTTCTTCCACCCCTTCAGTTGGATCGAATATCCGCTTAGGTAGGCGGCATAGGCGGATGTGGTCACGATGGAGGCCTTGGGGTACGACGGCAGTACGTCTTCCAGATCCCGGACTCGGACGAAGGCGATCACCTTCCTGGGCGCCAGGGGAGCGCCGAGGGCGGATTCGATGCGCGCCGGCGGTAAGCCGCCGGGCAGGCAAACAAGCAGCGGAACCTGGGCATTTAAGCACTCCCGAACCAGAAAAAGTAGTATTCCGAAAATGATTGATCTATGCATTGGCCGGGTATGCCTATGGGTCTCGGAACACCGCATTATGTCGCAATCGGAAATCCCTTTGCCAGGATTCCCGCGGGAGCCGTCTGCACTTGCCGATCCGGCAAGGAAATGGTGAACCGGGTGCCGACGCCGGCCCAGGTTTCGACGCCCAACTCGCCGTCTTCGGCCCGGACCCTTTCCCAAGCGATTGCCATCCCTTGGCCCCGGCCGGAAATGGAATCGGCTTCGGGCGAAGTCGAAAGCCCCGATTTGAAGATCAAATGGATTTTTTCCTTGGGGGACAATGCGGCGGCTTCCTGAGGGGTAATAAGGCCCAGGGCCACTGCGCCATTTGCCAGCGATTCGCCATCGATGCCGTTGCCATCATCTTGGATGGAGAAAACGTGCCCACCCTTCGCGGTGCGGGAATAGGAGAGCTTGATGCAGCCCTTGCCCTTGCCCCGCTTGGCCCGGATTTCCGGATCCTCGATGCCGTGCGCCAAGCAATTGCGCAGGATATGCACCAAGGCTTCGTCCACGCGCAGGATCAAGGCGGGCTCTACCTCCGCATCCGCGGGCTCGACGAGGAAATCCGCTTCCTTGCCCAATTTTTCGGCGGCCTGCGCGAGCAGGTCCTGGTATTTGCCCGTCAGGGTAGAGAGCTTGCGGTAGTGAAGGGTTTGGATACTCGCCACCAGTTCCCGCCAGGCAGCGGGATCGGCGGATGGCTTGGCCTTCACGGCAAGTTCCATCAACCTATCCACCTTGTCCGGGTCCAATCGGATCGAGGGCTTCTCCAAGCTGCCGTAAAGCATCCGATAGACTTCCCCGATCTTGCACCTTTCCTCATCCATGCACCGAAGGGAATCCTGCACGGAAACGAGAAATGGGCTGTCCGGCTCCCTCTGGAAGTTCGCCAATTGGGACTCGAGGTCCTGCGCGGACTTCGCTAAGGCTTCGAATCCAAAACCGCCCGCATTACCCTTTATGGTATGGCAATCGAAGAATATCCGACGCTTCCAATCCTTTTCTCCCGGAAGCAGGGCCTCGACCATGGAGTCCAAACGCCGGCCGGTATCCTTGACGAATTCGGAGATCGCTTCCTGGCCGTTACCGGCTACCCCCAGGATGATTTTTACCCTGCGTTCATGACGGACCTTTTCCTCATCCAATCTCCGCACCAAAGCGCGTTTTTCCGTCACATCCTCGGCCAAAGCCATGATTTTAATGCGGCCATCCGTATCCATGATTTTACGATAAGCTATTTCGACGATGTAACCGGCTCCTTTTCCATCGTCCAAGATGATTTCCCGTACGGGAGATAGCCTTGACAGTTTGGTCCAGCGTTTAAGCGCGTGCTCCCGTTGCACCACATCAACCCAGTCGCGGAATGCGCGCGCCTGTTCGGGGGTCATGCGCAGGATCTCTTCCAGGGACTTTCCCTCCAGACGGTCCAAGCGCAAGACCGAGCATGCGCGGGCGGAATGATCGGGATTCACGGACAAATCCAGATTGAAGGTAAAAAGACCCTGATCCACGTTTTCCAGCAAGTCGCCGATTTGCCGCACCTTTTCCGCCACCAAGGATTCCAGCTTGTGCGTGTAAGCCTGTATTTTGCGGCGCATGCTTTCGAAGGTCTCCGCCAATAAGGCGAATTCCCCCTCGCTCCGTACGTTGAACTCGGCATCATAGTCGCCACCGGCGATACGTTGGGCCAAGGCGGCGAGATCCAGTACCGGCCGCGTTAGGCGTCCGGCCTGGAAGCGCGAGAACGTCAGGGATAGGACGAAAGCGCAGATCGCGGCAGCCAGGAATATCCCGAAAGTCAATTTCCGGTTCTGCCAAACGTGCTCGTTGGCATTGCGGAGGGCGGATTGCATAGCGCGCGTGTCCAAGCCCACGCGGACGACGCCTTGGTTCCCTGAAGAAGAAACGGCGATGGGCGCGGCGAATTCGAAGATCTCGCCATCGGCCGCCATCCAGGTCCGGCTTTGCGCGGTGCGTGCGCGGGAGGCCCATAGGGCCATCGAATCCCGCAGGATCGTTCGCATGTCGGCGTCCTTGCCGTATGCCAATTTCGAACGGAAAGCCCAGGGCCGCATATCCCCATCCAAATAGGCCGCGTAGGCGATGTCGGGATCCTGGTCCGCCAAGCTGTCAACGATTTCGCGGATACTGGCAATGGCATTGTCCTCTGCCAGGGGTCGGATGACCAGGCTTAGGTTACGCGTGAGGGTTTGGCCTTTGGCGCTGAGGCCCGCCCGGATGCCATCTTCCATGTCCCCGAGATCGCGTGACGCCCGGTGCCAATCCAGGATCATAATGGCGGAGAAAGCCAGGGCCAGCACGGCCGCCGACTGGAACGCGAAGCTGCGTAGCAGCTTTGCTTGGATGCTTTCCCTGGGATGCATTCGCTCCATCGACGAAATCCCCGACCCCTCAGGATGCGGACACCGCGAAGACCTCTTCCAGGGTTTCCGAGAAGTCTTTACGGAAATCCTCATCCTCGAACCGAAGCGGCTTTTCGATATAGCCTTTGGCCCCGATCTTGACGCACTCGAGCACGCTCGAGCCGGTCAGCGCTGAAATCATGAGCACGCGCGCGGTTGGGAACTCCTTTAGGATCTCGGCAAGCGCCGTCTTACCATCCTTGACAGGCATGGTGATGTCGAGCGTCATCAGATCGGGCCGATGGCGGCGGTACAGGTCCACCGCCTGGACGCCATTGGAGCCGGTGGCCACGACCTCGTATTCCCCGATCTGGCCTTCCTGGAAAAAATCCTTGAGGGCGCTAAGCAGGAATTTGGAATCGTCCACGATGACCACTTTCCGTTTCATACCATTTCCTTCTCGTTCACCGTGATCGCGAATCCAAGATATAGACGGGTTGACTTCGCTACCAGTACGCCTTGGATGGCACAAGCCCGCTTCGAGGTGACGCCCCCATTGGAAAACAGGGGGGGCGACATGGCCATATGACCGAAATGATCTTCGAGCCCGGGGATCCCCAAAACCCTGCCGGCGATGACATTCGCGACCTCGCCCAGGGCATCGAGGGCGATTTCCTCGCTACTCCCCCCGGGAACCAGGCATCCCAGATCGGTCTTGTTGATGCCCAACGATAGGGTCATGGCATATTCGCCGTTCCAGCATTCGATGATACAACACAGCGAAGACATGTTGACCATGCAGGGCTCCACTTTGAAGTCCCTCGGCGCCAAGGTAGGCAAATCCAGTACCCTTTCGACGGCATGCCTGGCGCAGACTTCGAAATCCGGCAGAATCTCCCGGAGAAAGACTTGGGTGACGGGATCATTGCAGGTTTCTCCCATTACGCCTCCTATTCACGTGGCTTGCGCATCCGAAGCTCGCGCTTGGACCGTCCCAGCCGCTCGAATAACCGGGCCAGAGCTCTCCTTGCAATTCCCAGCTTTCACCCCCCGATGATAAGGGATGGCGCCTTGAATCCGCACGGGGCGAGGATAGGGCCAGAAAGCCCGGCTCGCAGGGACCCGATCCCTATCGACATTGTGAGTACAAATCCCGATATAGCGAAGTTCGAAAGGTTCGCACGGTTTGTGCGTAAGTTCAATAAATTCCGGATAATTGACAAAGGGCTTTCCCGGGTGTTGCAATCAATAATGCTGCAAGGAACGGATATCGGAATTTTCACTAGGGCATTCAAGAAACGTGAGTGACTGTAATCGCATATTGCATATCGATGCTCCACCGCCTTTCTTGCGCTTCGTCGAAAAGTATTGCCAGTCCAAAGGAATCGCGGTGGATTCCACCGATTCGGAAGCGCAAGGGTTCCATTACGCCTTGGTTAAGCACTATAAAGCGATTTTCATCGGAGCGCACGCGCCACGAGTCGATGCGAGCCGCATTCTGAAGGGCTTGGCGCGCGCCCGCGTGACGACGCCGGTTTTCCTGCTCACCGAAAGCGCGAGCAAGGATACGAAGTTGATGGGGCTTCATTCCAATCTGATGGGTCTCATCGCAAAGCCTTTGGATCTCAAGGAGTTCTCCCGCTGCCTGGAATATGCCGAAAAGCCCCCGGGACTGGATCCTGGCGAGCGGGAGAAGATCATCGCCATTCTCACGAAGTGGGAAAAGAGCCTGAGCCGTGTTGGTTGAGGTCCTTATCTGCAACGATGGAATGGAAGCGAAGCTCTCCATACGCGACTTCAACCCTGTCGCATGGCGCAAGGAATTCCCGGCTAACCAGAGCCTAAAAAGCCTACTGTTGGCCAAGGGGCTGGCTCCCGATCTGATCGAGGATGCCGCCGTAGATTCGATCTGCGCGCTACTATCGGAAACTTCAGCCGAAGGGCAGCTTGCCTTGAGTCTCGAAGAAGCCCACTCGATCGTTTTGGCCGCCGGTTCTCCGCCGGAGCATGAAGAAGCCGAAGGGCTGATGTTCCATAAGTCCTATCTCTCAGATCCCCATGATATCGAAGCCCTGGATCAGAGGCTGCAAGAGGTGGCGGGCGGGAACGGGAAGCAGGTACTGGGTCCGGAATTCGATCCTGGAGCCCTGGTGCTCCACCAAGACACACTATTGGTGGTTGGGAAGGAAGGGATGCAACCCGGCCTCATCCGCGTGTCCGACGACAAATTGGAGGTCTGGCTGGTCCTCCAAAAGGCCAGCGCGT is a window from the Fibrobacterota bacterium genome containing:
- a CDS encoding HAMP domain-containing protein; its protein translation is MERMHPRESIQAKLLRSFAFQSAAVLALAFSAIMILDWHRASRDLGDMEDGIRAGLSAKGQTLTRNLSLVIRPLAEDNAIASIREIVDSLADQDPDIAYAAYLDGDMRPWAFRSKLAYGKDADMRTILRDSMALWASRARTAQSRTWMAADGEIFEFAAPIAVSSSGNQGVVRVGLDTRAMQSALRNANEHVWQNRKLTFGIFLAAAICAFVLSLTFSRFQAGRLTRPVLDLAALAQRIAGGDYDAEFNVRSEGEFALLAETFESMRRKIQAYTHKLESLVAEKVRQIGDLLENVDQGLFTFNLDLSVNPDHSARACSVLRLDRLEGKSLEEILRMTPEQARAFRDWVDVVQREHALKRWTKLSRLSPVREIILDDGKGAGYIVEIAYRKIMDTDGRIKIMALAEDVTEKRALVRRLDEEKVRHERRVKIILGVAGNGQEAISEFVKDTGRRLDSMVEALLPGEKDWKRRIFFDCHTIKGNAGGFGFEALAKSAQDLESQLANFQREPDSPFLVSVQDSLRCMDEERCKIGEVYRMLYGSLEKPSIRLDPDKVDRLMELAVKAKPSADPAAWRELVASIQTLHYRKLSTLTGKYQDLLAQAAEKLGKEADFLVEPADAEVEPALILRVDEALVHILRNCLAHGIEDPEIRAKRGKGKGCIKLSYSRTAKGGHVFSIQDDGNGIDGESLANGAVALGLITPQEAAALSPKEKIHLIFKSGLSTSPEADSISGRGQGMAIAWERVRAEDGELGVETWAGVGTRFTISLPDRQVQTAPAGILAKGFPIAT
- a CDS encoding TonB-dependent receptor, which translates into the protein HLWGIDQKGLAPDWATQNPNITRPEILNTLEAQFIYYALGSRLTINYWHQELDDYTSWFSPRTNVGDFTGNGFEYEMVSPINPMVSLWTNGAFSDNHFKIVADANKSGSGTEAGSAFQLPSNDKGEVMGVPSFTANFGADLLFASKFSISPTIRYLTRQVTAEPTNVTRKTAAGADTTVVDFNYGYADNRIFVDLAAMYENIRIPGTSMKMDARVVFKNLFNNTELMGTQWMVDSYHPQGLTWEGGIFLRF
- a CDS encoding response regulator, with the translated sequence MKRKVVIVDDSKFLLSALKDFFQEGQIGEYEVVATGSNGVQAVDLYRRHRPDLMTLDITMPVKDGKTALAEILKEFPTARVLMISALTGSSVLECVKIGAKGYIEKPLRFEDEDFRKDFSETLEEVFAVSAS